Proteins encoded together in one Chiloscyllium plagiosum isolate BGI_BamShark_2017 chromosome 50, ASM401019v2, whole genome shotgun sequence window:
- the LOC122544507 gene encoding gastrula zinc finger protein XlCGF57.1-like gives MRLCTAEASAMEKPEESRSMGKPWKCSDCGKGFRVPSALESHRRSHTGERPFSCPECGKGFTHASTLWAHRRVHNGERPFSCPECGKGFTRSSHLLPHWRVHTGERPFSCPECGKAFTDSSALLKHQRVHTGERPFSCPKCGKDFTRYSNLMRHQELHTRERPFSCPECGKSFNRSSSLLAHQSAHSGEKPFSCPECGKTFSNFSGLLAHQRVHTGERPYTCSVCGKGFSQLGNLQRHEWVHTGERPFRCPECGKGFTCSAKLMTHQRVHTGERPFACSQCGKGFLDSSTLLTHQRVHTGERPFTCSVCGKGFSQVGNLRTHQRVHTGERPFACSQCGKGFLDSSTLKTHQRVHTGERPFTCSVCGKGFSQVGNLRSHQRVHTEAKPFTCPSAERD, from the coding sequence ATGCGTTTGTGTACAGCTGAAGCTTCAGCCATGGAGAAACCTGAGGAATCCCGGTCCATGGGGAAACCATGGAAGTGTAGCGACTGCGGGAAAGGCTTTCGTGTCCCATCTGCCCTGGAAAGTCATCgacgcagtcacactggggagaggccgttctcctgccccgagtgtgggaagggctttacaCATGCGTCTACCCTCTGGGCCCACCGACGGGTCCACAATGGAGAAAGGCCATTCTcttgccctgagtgtgggaagggatttacccgctcctcccacctgctgCCCCActggcgggtccacaccggggagaggccctttAGCTGTCCCgaatgtgggaaggccttcaccgATTCCTCCGCCCTGCTGAAGcatcagcgggtccacaccggggagaggccattctcctgccccAAGTGCGGGAAGGACTTTACCCGCTACTCCAACCTGATGAGGCACCAGGAgctccacaccagggagaggccattctcctgcccaGAGTGCGGTAAGAGCTTTAACCGCTCCTCCAGCCTGCTGGCCCACCAGTCAGCCCACTCCGGGGAGAAGCCCTTCAGCTGTCCCGAGTGCGGGAAGACCTTCAGCAATTTCTCCGGCCTGCTGgcacaccagcgggtccacacaggggagaggccatacacctgctcagtgtgtgggaagggattcagtcagCTGGGCAATCTGCAGAGGCATGagtgggtccacacaggggagaggcccttcaggtgccctgagtgtgggaagggattcacttgcTCGGCTAAGCTGATGACCCATCAGCGGGTTcataccggggagaggccgttcgccTGCTCTCAATGCGGGAAGGGATTCCTCGATTCTTccaccctgctgacccaccagcgggtccacaccggagaaaggccattcacctgctccgtgtgcgggaagggattcagtcagGTGGGCAACCTGCGGacacaccagcgggtccacaccggggagagaccattcgcatgctctcagtgtgggaagggattcctCGATTCTTCCACTCTGaagacccaccagcgggtccacaccggagaaaggccattcacctgctccgtgtgtgggaaaggattcagtcAGGTGGGCAACCTGCGGtcgcaccagcgggtccacactgaggcaaaGCCATTCACCTGCCCAAGTGCAGAAAGGGATTAA